A DNA window from Phycisphaerae bacterium contains the following coding sequences:
- a CDS encoding ATP-binding protein has translation MKSIANRFLLPTGVFVVLFTTFLLLRAYADRLDQAALLLKQQAELALEFDLAIRDYVGAQIRPEMEKRVAKDEFHPETMSTSFVARSIFERVRGRFPHYIIRFSSDNPRNPVNKAGPDELKMIEYFDANPQVNNWSGEIRLDGRRYLAHFSARRMQESCLRCHGEPEDAPASLIRRYGNVAGFHRPLGKVIALDTVAIPVDSAQSALKAHMVRDSMTMLVGLAGMLGMIALVFRKTVSKRLTAIAQHFQLLATDPESREVQALQVTQQDEIGNLAESFNRLSERLRSDRELLEQRVAERTAELRKANVELAHEIAERKQAEKALQLNSFSVEHARDSIFWISEDARLFYVNEATCRRLGYSREELQSMTVHDIDPDFPPDRWRAHWQHMRSCGFLEFESRHKHRDGSVFPVEISANYLEFDGQAYIFAFARDITERKIVEADLQHAKEAAETANQAKSEFLANMSHEIRTPMTAILGYVEELSKGCPYSCEFGDSYMREYTEIIARNAEHLLLIINDILDLSKIEAGKIEVFRAPASLRRVIEDVESIMRVRAGEKGLPLSVECKETVPEVIRTDVVRLRQILINLLGNAVKFTDSGIVSLTASFMEDSGGNACICVDVSDTGIGIGVEQQSRLFEPFTQVDSSSARRFGGTGLGLAISKRLAEMLGGTLTLLESAPGKGSTFRLTLPFDPVDEPEPSREASTAAQLAAEPAAGPNAGDLLNCNILLAEDTRDTQMLVVRLLTKCGARVTAADNGREAVEKVMAAQAAVHPFDVVLMDGQMPVMDGLKATRMLRAKGYTGVIIALTAHAMAEDKNKCIEAGCDDYATKPIKIAALRETIRRNLAKSRCLAQTSSDA, from the coding sequence ATGAAGAGCATCGCGAACAGGTTTCTGTTGCCAACCGGCGTCTTCGTCGTGCTGTTCACGACGTTTCTGCTCCTGCGCGCCTACGCCGACCGCCTCGATCAAGCAGCCCTCCTGCTCAAGCAGCAGGCCGAACTCGCACTCGAATTCGATCTCGCCATCCGCGACTACGTCGGGGCACAGATACGCCCCGAGATGGAGAAACGAGTCGCAAAGGACGAGTTCCATCCGGAGACCATGTCGACCTCGTTCGTCGCCCGGAGCATTTTCGAGCGAGTCCGCGGCCGATTCCCCCACTACATCATCCGGTTCTCGTCGGACAACCCCCGCAACCCGGTGAACAAGGCCGGCCCGGATGAGTTGAAGATGATCGAGTACTTCGACGCCAATCCTCAGGTGAACAACTGGAGCGGCGAAATCCGACTGGACGGGCGGCGGTATCTGGCCCACTTCAGCGCCAGGCGAATGCAGGAAAGCTGCCTTCGCTGCCACGGGGAGCCGGAAGATGCGCCGGCTTCACTGATCCGGCGATACGGCAATGTGGCCGGCTTCCATCGCCCGCTCGGCAAGGTGATCGCCCTCGACACCGTGGCCATCCCCGTAGACTCCGCCCAGTCTGCGCTGAAAGCCCATATGGTCCGCGACTCGATGACCATGCTGGTCGGCCTGGCCGGCATGCTCGGCATGATCGCACTCGTGTTCCGCAAAACGGTGTCGAAGCGGCTCACGGCTATCGCTCAACACTTCCAGCTCCTGGCGACGGATCCCGAGAGCCGCGAGGTCCAAGCCCTGCAGGTCACGCAGCAGGACGAGATCGGGAATCTGGCCGAAAGCTTCAATCGACTGTCCGAGAGGCTGCGTTCCGATCGCGAGTTGCTCGAACAGCGGGTTGCAGAGCGCACCGCCGAGCTGCGTAAGGCCAACGTCGAATTGGCGCACGAGATCGCCGAGCGCAAACAGGCCGAGAAAGCCCTTCAACTCAACAGCTTCTCGGTCGAGCATGCCCGCGACAGCATCTTCTGGATCAGCGAGGACGCACGGCTCTTCTATGTGAACGAGGCCACCTGTCGGCGGTTGGGATACTCCCGCGAGGAACTTCAGTCCATGACCGTTCACGACATCGATCCTGATTTTCCCCCCGACAGATGGCGTGCTCATTGGCAACACATGAGGAGTTGTGGATTCCTGGAATTCGAGTCCCGTCACAAACACCGGGACGGGTCGGTGTTCCCGGTGGAAATCAGCGCCAACTACCTCGAATTCGACGGGCAGGCATACATTTTCGCCTTCGCTCGCGACATCACCGAACGAAAGATCGTGGAAGCGGACCTGCAGCATGCCAAGGAAGCCGCCGAGACGGCCAATCAGGCCAAAAGCGAGTTCCTGGCCAACATGAGTCACGAGATCCGCACGCCGATGACGGCCATTCTGGGCTATGTGGAGGAGTTGAGCAAGGGTTGCCCATACTCATGCGAATTCGGCGACTCATACATGCGGGAGTATACCGAGATCATCGCCAGAAACGCCGAGCACCTGCTGTTGATCATCAACGATATTCTGGATCTCTCGAAGATCGAGGCCGGCAAGATCGAGGTCTTTCGAGCACCGGCCTCGTTGAGACGGGTAATCGAGGACGTCGAATCGATCATGCGCGTCAGGGCCGGGGAAAAAGGCTTGCCGTTGTCGGTCGAGTGCAAGGAAACCGTCCCGGAGGTGATCCGTACCGATGTCGTGCGGTTGCGTCAGATTCTCATCAATCTGCTCGGAAATGCCGTCAAATTCACTGACTCCGGAATCGTGTCTCTGACCGCTTCGTTCATGGAGGATAGCGGCGGGAATGCATGCATCTGCGTGGACGTGTCGGACACCGGAATCGGCATCGGCGTCGAGCAGCAAAGCAGGTTGTTTGAGCCTTTCACGCAGGTGGACAGCTCCAGCGCACGCCGTTTCGGCGGTACGGGCCTTGGTCTGGCCATCAGCAAGCGGCTCGCGGAGATGCTCGGCGGCACCCTCACGCTGCTTGAGAGCGCGCCGGGAAAGGGCAGCACCTTCCGTCTGACGCTGCCCTTCGATCCGGTCGATGAGCCGGAGCCGAGCAGAGAAGCCTCTACGGCGGCGCAACTCGCCGCGGAACCTGCCGCCGGCCCAAACGCGGGCGATTTGCTGAATTGCAACATCTTGCTGGCGGAGGACACACGCGACACGCAAATGCTCGTCGTCCGACTGCTGACAAAATGCGGGGCCAGAGTAACCGCGGCGGACAACGGCCGGGAGGCAGTCGAGAAGGTCATGGCTGCCCAGGCGGCGGTACACCCGTTCGATGTCGTTCTGATGGACGGCCAGATGCCCGTCATGGACGGTTTGAAGGCGACTCGAATGCTGCGGGCGAAAGGCTACACCGGTGTTATCATCGCCCTCACCGCGCATGCCATGGCCGAGGACAAGAACAAATGCATCGAGGCCGGGTGCGATGATTATGCCACCAAGCCGATCAAGATCGCAGCGTTGCGCGAAACCATCCGGAGAAATCTGGCGAAGAGCCGTTGCCTTGCCCAAACAAGCTCCGACGCATAG
- a CDS encoding sigma-54 dependent transcriptional regulator: MTDSSKGTLLVVDDEPLKRATLQIELAGAGYTVLEAADGAAAVKLIETRPVDVVITDVRMPEMDGIQLLEAVKSRSPRTHVILMTAYGTVDSAVEAIKRGAYDYINKPFATEALVEKLDRLLACRSAEGNGHGGPETLGQLVGQSYASRRLFEQIRAVADSDRTVLVEGEAGTCRQRVAATIHQLCKRSAGPLVRFNCTACVAEVLESELFGTGDEGAAQRIGRLEEAAGGTLFLDEIEVLPMPLQARLLQAMDEGFFNRVGGGRVRLDARLVFGTQENLRRKVEAGQFREDLYYRLDAVHLVIPPLRDRREDIPALAAHYLRHSAKAAEGKPVPTRISTHAMDVLMSYHWPGNISELENVLERAVAFATGPEIQPRDILVPSAGQASQEVVAQTTMHPGLTETIAGVEQSLIDAALRKAAGNQAKAAQFLGIPRTTLRDKMAKYGMVGKPAKRELA, from the coding sequence ATGACAGACTCATCCAAGGGTACATTGCTGGTCGTTGATGATGAGCCACTGAAAAGGGCGACGCTTCAGATCGAACTGGCGGGGGCAGGCTATACCGTCCTTGAGGCCGCCGACGGAGCGGCTGCGGTGAAGTTGATCGAGACGCGCCCCGTGGATGTCGTCATCACCGACGTGCGTATGCCGGAGATGGACGGCATTCAACTGCTTGAGGCGGTCAAGTCGCGCTCGCCAAGAACCCACGTTATTCTGATGACCGCCTATGGCACGGTGGATTCGGCGGTCGAGGCCATCAAGCGCGGGGCCTACGATTACATCAACAAGCCTTTCGCGACGGAGGCGCTCGTTGAGAAACTGGATCGGTTGCTGGCCTGCCGGTCGGCGGAAGGCAACGGTCACGGCGGTCCGGAAACACTGGGCCAACTGGTCGGCCAGAGCTATGCCAGTCGGCGGCTCTTCGAGCAGATACGGGCCGTGGCTGACAGCGACCGAACCGTCCTGGTCGAGGGCGAGGCCGGTACCTGCCGGCAGCGGGTTGCCGCCACGATCCACCAGCTCTGCAAGCGGTCGGCCGGTCCGCTGGTAAGATTCAACTGCACCGCGTGTGTCGCCGAGGTCCTGGAAAGCGAATTGTTCGGAACCGGCGACGAGGGGGCCGCTCAACGTATCGGGCGGTTGGAGGAGGCGGCGGGAGGAACGTTGTTCCTCGACGAGATCGAGGTTCTTCCGATGCCGTTGCAGGCCCGACTCCTGCAGGCCATGGATGAGGGCTTTTTCAATCGCGTGGGCGGCGGACGCGTGCGGTTGGACGCCAGACTGGTGTTCGGGACGCAGGAGAATCTCCGGCGCAAGGTCGAAGCCGGCCAATTCCGCGAGGATCTTTACTATCGTCTTGATGCCGTGCACCTCGTGATCCCGCCGCTGCGAGATCGCCGCGAGGACATTCCCGCGCTGGCGGCCCATTATCTGCGCCACTCCGCCAAGGCGGCCGAGGGCAAGCCGGTGCCGACCCGCATCAGCACCCACGCCATGGACGTGTTGATGTCCTACCACTGGCCGGGCAACATCAGCGAACTGGAAAACGTGCTTGAGCGAGCGGTTGCCTTCGCCACCGGGCCGGAGATTCAACCGCGTGATATCCTGGTGCCCTCGGCGGGCCAGGCGAGCCAGGAGGTTGTGGCTCAGACGACCATGCATCCGGGTTTGACGGAAACCATCGCCGGGGTCGAACAATCGCTGATTGACGCGGCTTTGCGAAAGGCCGCCGGCAATCAGGCCAAGGCTGCCCAGTTTCTTGGCATTCCACGAACGACGCTCAGGGACAAGATGGCCAAGTACGGTATGGTGGGCAAGCCTGCCAAACGCGAATTGGCCTAG
- a CDS encoding sodium:solute symporter produces the protein MEHLSHLLDYVAGLEYFRYLNGVDYAVMTVYAAIVVGIGVYLKRRASRSLEHYFLAGRQLPWWALGVSGMLNFLDMTGTMLIVSFLYMLGPRGLYVEFRGGAVLILAFMMLWVGKWHYRSKCMTGAEWYVYRFGSDNMAKASRLIGAIGGIVPSIGMLAYLMQGAGTFLSMFLPFGPKTCAVLMVALTVAYTLMSGFYGVVYTDLFQSFIILVAVVIISVLAVTHVVGYDGDLGALAQEVTGNPDWMSSVPSWQTPIFKDYDSDYQFIFVLAVFYLFRNILGGLGAGADPRYFGARSERECGLLTFFWTWLMAFRWPLMMGFAAMGLFLVKGMFPNQEVLAQASQMVKRYVAEQAGARGPDALADKDLMKRLLPRERWEDKLSDISRHPEKYPPLADSLRGVLGDGWQSKLDMVSYEGQINPERILPAVILQYLPMGLRGLMLVSLVAAAMSTFSPTVNISTALFTRDIWQAFVRPKASNPELIAVSWMFGVLLTAGGFAMAYTSKNINDIWDWIIMGVTAGLAIPNLLRLYWWRFNAGGVVVGTFIAVVGAVAQRIIWPDMGPYLKFGLNTSVSFAGCIIGTFLTKPTDPRVVEHFYRTTRPFGFWGPLKKLLPPDMRTEMDRENRRDILSLPFALGWQVTLFLLPMQLIIGAFRDFAITLVVFLVCLGWLLVVWYRNLPADDSPLTKANPVFPPAS, from the coding sequence GTGGAGCACCTGTCCCATCTGCTCGATTACGTGGCCGGCCTCGAGTACTTCAGATACCTCAACGGCGTCGATTATGCGGTCATGACGGTATACGCCGCCATCGTGGTGGGTATCGGGGTATACCTCAAGCGCCGAGCCTCGCGCAGCCTGGAGCACTATTTTCTTGCCGGAAGACAACTGCCCTGGTGGGCCCTCGGCGTGTCCGGAATGCTCAACTTCCTCGACATGACCGGCACGATGCTGATCGTCTCCTTTCTGTATATGCTGGGGCCCAGAGGATTGTACGTCGAGTTCAGAGGCGGCGCGGTTCTCATCCTGGCCTTTATGATGCTGTGGGTCGGGAAATGGCACTATCGCTCCAAGTGCATGACCGGTGCGGAGTGGTACGTTTACCGGTTCGGCTCCGACAACATGGCCAAGGCATCCCGACTGATTGGAGCCATCGGCGGCATTGTTCCGAGTATTGGCATGCTCGCCTACCTGATGCAGGGCGCCGGCACGTTCCTGTCGATGTTTCTGCCGTTCGGGCCCAAGACCTGTGCGGTATTGATGGTTGCCCTGACGGTGGCATACACCTTGATGTCAGGCTTTTACGGCGTGGTCTATACCGACCTCTTTCAGTCTTTCATCATCCTCGTGGCCGTCGTCATCATCTCGGTGCTGGCCGTCACCCACGTGGTCGGCTACGACGGCGACCTGGGTGCTTTAGCGCAGGAAGTAACCGGCAACCCCGACTGGATGAGCAGCGTCCCTTCCTGGCAGACTCCCATATTCAAGGACTACGATTCCGACTACCAATTCATCTTTGTGTTGGCGGTCTTTTATCTATTCCGGAACATTCTGGGCGGATTGGGCGCGGGCGCCGATCCTCGTTACTTCGGGGCCCGCAGCGAGCGGGAGTGCGGCCTGCTGACGTTCTTCTGGACCTGGCTGATGGCGTTTCGCTGGCCGCTGATGATGGGTTTCGCGGCCATGGGGTTGTTCCTGGTCAAGGGCATGTTTCCCAATCAGGAGGTTCTCGCCCAGGCATCCCAGATGGTCAAGCGCTATGTTGCTGAGCAGGCAGGCGCCCGAGGCCCCGATGCGTTGGCCGACAAGGATCTGATGAAGAGACTGCTGCCGAGGGAGAGGTGGGAAGACAAGCTCTCCGACATCAGCCGGCACCCCGAGAAATATCCCCCGTTGGCTGATTCCCTGAGAGGGGTGCTCGGTGACGGCTGGCAGAGCAAGTTGGACATGGTCAGCTACGAAGGACAGATCAACCCGGAACGGATTCTGCCCGCGGTCATTCTGCAATATCTTCCGATGGGCCTGCGCGGGCTGATGCTGGTTTCTCTGGTGGCGGCGGCGATGTCCACTTTCTCTCCGACCGTCAACATCTCGACCGCCTTGTTCACCCGCGACATCTGGCAGGCCTTCGTTCGACCGAAGGCGTCCAACCCGGAACTCATCGCCGTGAGCTGGATGTTCGGGGTTCTTCTGACCGCGGGCGGCTTTGCGATGGCCTACACGAGCAAGAACATCAACGACATTTGGGACTGGATCATCATGGGCGTGACGGCCGGACTTGCCATTCCCAACCTGTTGCGACTCTATTGGTGGAGGTTCAACGCCGGGGGAGTCGTGGTGGGGACCTTCATTGCGGTCGTCGGGGCGGTGGCGCAGCGGATCATCTGGCCGGACATGGGTCCGTACCTGAAGTTCGGTCTGAACACCAGCGTCTCCTTTGCCGGCTGCATCATCGGCACTTTCCTGACCAAGCCGACCGATCCGAGAGTGGTGGAACACTTTTACCGCACGACGCGTCCGTTCGGGTTCTGGGGGCCGTTGAAAAAGCTCTTGCCGCCCGACATGCGAACTGAGATGGATCGCGAGAACCGCCGCGATATTCTGTCATTGCCCTTTGCCCTCGGATGGCAGGTCACGTTGTTCCTGCTGCCGATGCAGCTTATCATCGGGGCGTTTAGAGACTTCGCGATCACGCTGGTGGTTTTCCTGGTGTGTCTGGGCTGGCTGCTGGTTGTCTGGTATCGCAACCTGCCGGCCGACGACTCGCCCCTCACGAAGGCCAATCCGGTATTCCCCCCTGCTTCCTGA
- a CDS encoding DUF362 domain-containing protein — MAGGLLAGRSLQAAQDPATTLPVLQTRPDTGPIDSLLKSTVVHIRRSEVVDRQTIHPPLVREMLEESLKVLTDTLRPADAWNRLFKPEDVIGIKFNQVGAKEFNTTEAIAAQLVASLGDAGFSPARIMLIEVPAPLGASLGTRPEVTGWSGGEVAFDGGSEELAAVLQEVTAIINVPFLKTHNIAGITGCLKNLSHALIRHPGRYHDHGCAPYVGNIVALPQIRNKLRLNIVNAIRALYKGGPNVRPDGTWDHAGLIVSQDPVAADAVGLEIINDRRGRLGLASIGTGSGHVPHIRAAAELGLGTDDQDYIELREMAE; from the coding sequence ATGGCAGGAGGACTGCTGGCCGGCCGCAGCCTGCAAGCCGCTCAGGATCCTGCGACCACTCTACCGGTTCTGCAAACCAGGCCGGATACGGGCCCCATTGACAGCCTCCTGAAATCCACGGTCGTTCACATTCGCAGATCCGAGGTCGTCGACCGCCAAACCATTCATCCTCCGCTTGTTCGTGAGATGCTCGAAGAGAGCCTCAAGGTGCTGACCGACACGCTGCGGCCTGCTGATGCATGGAACAGACTGTTCAAACCGGAGGACGTCATCGGAATCAAGTTCAACCAGGTCGGGGCAAAGGAATTCAACACCACGGAGGCGATCGCGGCCCAACTGGTCGCTTCCCTCGGCGACGCGGGTTTTTCACCGGCTCGGATCATGCTCATCGAAGTCCCGGCACCGCTCGGCGCTAGTTTGGGCACACGGCCCGAGGTCACCGGCTGGAGTGGCGGCGAGGTAGCCTTTGACGGCGGGTCGGAGGAGTTGGCGGCCGTCTTGCAGGAGGTCACTGCCATCATCAACGTACCATTCCTCAAGACGCACAACATCGCCGGCATCACGGGCTGCCTGAAGAACCTCTCGCACGCGTTGATACGGCATCCCGGCCGCTATCATGACCACGGCTGCGCTCCTTATGTGGGCAACATCGTGGCCCTCCCACAGATCCGCAACAAGCTGCGCCTTAACATCGTCAACGCCATTCGCGCGTTATACAAGGGTGGCCCAAACGTTCGACCGGACGGAACGTGGGATCACGCCGGACTCATCGTCTCGCAAGATCCTGTCGCAGCCGACGCCGTCGGTCTCGAGATCATCAACGACCGACGCGGCCGTCTCGGCTTGGCGTCCATCGGCACCGGCTCCGGCCACGTACCGCATATTCGCGCCGCCGCAGAGTTGGGCCTCGGCACCGACGACCAGGACTACATCGAACTGCGAGAGATGGCAGAGTGA
- the smpB gene encoding SsrA-binding protein SmpB: MASQTPEQRRIVNKKARHQYHIIDTVEAGIVLTGCEVRSIREGRAQITDGFVRINGYEATLYGCQIDRYEHGFQASYDPKRKRRLLLHRREIRRLSSQLAQKGCTLIPISIYFNSRGLAKVELGLAMGKAQYDKRQDLKKRQHQRDIDRATGRRR, from the coding sequence ATGGCCAGCCAGACGCCCGAGCAGCGACGGATCGTCAACAAGAAGGCCAGGCATCAGTATCACATTATCGACACCGTCGAGGCCGGCATTGTCCTGACTGGCTGCGAGGTCAGGAGCATCAGGGAGGGACGAGCACAAATCACAGACGGCTTCGTGCGCATAAATGGCTACGAGGCAACACTTTATGGATGCCAGATCGATCGCTACGAACACGGCTTTCAAGCAAGCTACGACCCAAAACGCAAGCGCCGGTTGCTCTTGCATCGCCGAGAGATCCGACGACTGTCCTCCCAGTTGGCCCAGAAGGGCTGCACCCTGATACCGATAAGCATCTATTTCAATTCACGAGGTCTGGCGAAGGTTGAACTGGGCTTGGCCATGGGCAAAGCACAATACGACAAACGCCAAGATCTCAAGAAACGCCAGCACCAGCGGGATATCGATCGGGCTACCGGCCGCCGCCGATGA
- a CDS encoding NAD-dependent epimerase/dehydratase family protein, producing MRVLITGSSGQIGTNLALALQARGDQVVGIDCRPNSWTDEIETCLIDLNTAREKDYPAGPFDLVVHLAAYAKVFELVEHPERALENVTMCFKVLDYARKHRLPLIFGSSREVYGDIRRHVTEEAEADFVVAESPYSASKISGEAFIYSYAECYGLPYLVFRFSNVYGRYDNDIERLERVLPLFMRRIARDEPIIVYGKEKVFDFTYIDDCIDGIRRGIDGLLAGRVVNQTVNVAYGQGSTLVDAVNIISLALGKTPKVSYEPARPGEVMRYVADISKARELLGYDPQTPLTAGIPLAIAWARQRGEL from the coding sequence ATGCGCGTGCTCATAACCGGATCGAGCGGACAGATCGGGACAAATCTGGCGTTGGCCCTTCAGGCCCGCGGCGACCAGGTCGTGGGCATCGATTGCCGTCCCAATTCCTGGACGGACGAGATCGAGACCTGTCTGATCGACCTGAACACCGCTCGCGAAAAGGACTACCCGGCAGGGCCGTTTGATCTGGTGGTCCATCTGGCCGCGTATGCCAAGGTTTTCGAGCTGGTCGAACACCCCGAGCGGGCCCTGGAAAACGTTACCATGTGCTTCAAGGTGCTCGACTATGCGCGCAAGCACCGCCTGCCGCTCATTTTTGGGAGTTCACGAGAAGTGTACGGGGACATCCGCCGCCACGTCACAGAGGAGGCAGAGGCGGATTTCGTCGTTGCCGAGAGCCCCTACTCGGCCAGCAAGATCTCCGGGGAGGCGTTCATTTACTCTTATGCCGAGTGCTACGGTCTGCCCTACCTGGTTTTTCGCTTCAGCAACGTCTACGGCCGCTACGACAACGACATCGAGCGGCTGGAGCGCGTTCTTCCGCTCTTCATGCGACGAATTGCACGCGATGAACCGATCATCGTTTACGGCAAGGAGAAGGTTTTCGACTTCACCTACATTGACGACTGCATCGACGGCATCCGCCGCGGGATTGACGGCCTGCTCGCCGGCCGCGTCGTTAACCAGACCGTCAACGTGGCCTATGGGCAAGGCAGCACCCTGGTGGACGCGGTGAACATCATCTCTTTGGCACTGGGAAAAACACCCAAAGTCAGTTACGAACCTGCCCGCCCCGGCGAAGTCATGCGATATGTCGCGGATATCTCCAAGGCCCGGGAACTGCTCGGCTATGATCCCCAGACGCCGCTCACGGCGGGCATCCCCCTGGCTATCGCCTGGGCCCGACAGAGGGGAGAGCTCTAG
- a CDS encoding UDPGP type 1 family protein gives MNSPIIQSESEQAKAIQARLREANQTHLLAHWHQLDDQQRELLLEDINRINLAGLSGLIKSHVMADRPFTLPRDIRPVVCYPARPGIDQVGLYADAVKRGVSLIRRNKVAALTVAGGQGTRLGFDGPKGAFPISPVKSKPLFQLFAEFIRGTNRRYGADLHWYIMTSPQNHADTVAFFEANHFFGLRPQRVRFFRQGIMPAFSMDGKILLDQKHRIAFSPDGHGGSLLALRRSGMLAEMAEAGIEHLSYFQVDNPLVKAIDPLFIGLHDMTGSEMSSKTIPKVDDLERVGNFVIGDGKAMVIEYSDLPDELAHARDANGNRLFDAGSIAIHLLSRRFVERLTADEAHFGLPWHRAVKKVPYVDERGRRIEPEKPNAVKLESFIFDAIPLAGKPLILQTIREEEFSPVKNVTGVDSAESSRRDLNRRAARWLESAGHAVPWREGEPDGLFEISPLLALDADHLREQMSTPPRITPGGAHYWE, from the coding sequence ATGAACTCTCCAATAATCCAGAGTGAGTCGGAACAGGCAAAGGCGATCCAAGCCCGTCTTCGGGAGGCCAATCAGACCCATCTGCTGGCCCATTGGCATCAGTTGGACGATCAGCAAAGAGAGCTCCTGCTGGAAGACATTAACCGGATCAACCTTGCCGGCTTGTCGGGTCTGATCAAGAGTCATGTGATGGCCGATCGGCCTTTCACCCTGCCTCGCGACATCCGACCGGTCGTCTGCTATCCTGCCCGGCCGGGAATCGACCAAGTGGGCTTGTATGCTGACGCGGTAAAGCGGGGCGTCTCCCTGATACGCCGTAACAAGGTGGCCGCTCTGACGGTGGCCGGAGGCCAAGGCACAAGGCTGGGTTTTGACGGTCCTAAGGGGGCTTTCCCCATTTCTCCCGTCAAGAGCAAGCCCCTTTTTCAGCTCTTTGCCGAATTCATCCGCGGTACGAATCGTCGTTACGGGGCCGACTTGCACTGGTACATCATGACCAGTCCTCAAAACCATGCCGACACGGTCGCGTTCTTCGAAGCCAATCACTTTTTTGGCCTCAGGCCGCAGCGTGTTCGGTTTTTCCGGCAAGGCATCATGCCGGCTTTCTCAATGGACGGGAAGATTCTGCTTGACCAGAAACACCGGATTGCCTTTTCCCCTGACGGACACGGAGGCAGCTTGCTGGCCTTGCGGCGATCGGGAATGCTCGCGGAGATGGCCGAGGCCGGCATTGAGCATTTGAGCTATTTCCAGGTGGACAACCCCCTTGTTAAGGCCATCGATCCGCTGTTCATCGGGCTGCACGATATGACCGGCTCGGAAATGTCAAGCAAAACAATCCCCAAGGTCGACGATCTCGAACGAGTGGGGAATTTCGTGATCGGCGACGGTAAGGCCATGGTGATCGAGTACTCCGACCTTCCCGACGAGCTGGCGCATGCCCGCGATGCCAACGGGAACCGGCTTTTTGATGCCGGGAGCATCGCCATTCATCTGCTGAGCCGCCGTTTTGTGGAAAGACTGACGGCCGATGAGGCACATTTTGGGCTGCCTTGGCATCGCGCGGTGAAGAAGGTGCCTTACGTCGATGAGAGGGGCCGGCGAATCGAGCCTGAGAAGCCCAATGCTGTCAAGCTGGAGAGTTTTATTTTCGACGCCATTCCGTTAGCTGGGAAACCTCTGATCCTGCAAACCATCAGAGAAGAAGAGTTCAGCCCGGTCAAGAACGTAACCGGCGTCGACAGCGCCGAAAGCTCGCGCCGGGACTTGAATCGGCGCGCCGCCCGCTGGCTGGAGTCTGCCGGTCATGCCGTTCCCTGGCGCGAGGGGGAACCGGATGGTCTGTTCGAGATCAGTCCTCTTCTGGCTCTGGATGCGGACCATTTGCGCGAGCAAATGTCAACACCTCCCAGGATCACCCCGGGGGGTGCCCACTACTGGGAGTAG
- a CDS encoding sigma-70 family RNA polymerase sigma factor, protein MILRQAENGVQRLTRRMERRLVAQARGGDEDAARRLVDSHKDRLFAFVWRILRDHEDAEEICQEAFLRAFSSLDSFSPEYRFSTWLFTIAYRLCLNQIRRKKALTGEVDFSNLSASEDDVCMQLAESEEARRLKDKIWEAVDELSVQQRAAILLFYREEMSCDQIAQTLGIPMATAKSHLHRARGRLRDALSGLVKDWTQVQALREAAS, encoded by the coding sequence ATGATCCTGCGGCAGGCCGAGAACGGTGTTCAGAGGCTGACCAGGCGGATGGAGAGAAGGCTGGTAGCCCAAGCCCGAGGCGGGGACGAGGATGCCGCGCGCCGCTTGGTCGATTCGCACAAAGACCGGCTTTTTGCCTTTGTGTGGCGAATCCTGCGGGATCATGAGGACGCCGAAGAGATCTGCCAGGAGGCGTTCCTTCGGGCGTTCAGTTCGCTCGACTCGTTTTCGCCTGAGTATCGGTTCAGCACTTGGTTGTTCACCATTGCTTATCGGCTGTGCTTGAACCAGATCCGGCGCAAGAAGGCCCTGACGGGCGAGGTCGATTTCTCGAATCTTTCGGCATCCGAAGATGACGTTTGCATGCAGTTGGCCGAAAGCGAGGAAGCCAGGCGATTGAAGGACAAGATTTGGGAGGCCGTTGACGAGCTTTCCGTGCAGCAGCGAGCGGCCATCCTGTTGTTTTATCGGGAAGAGATGAGTTGTGACCAGATCGCGCAAACGCTCGGGATACCCATGGCCACGGCCAAGAGTCATCTGCACCGTGCCCGGGGTCGCCTCAGGGACGCATTGTCCGGTCTGGTAAAGGATTGGACACAGGTTCAGGCTTTAAGAGAAGCGGCGTCATGA